In Leptospira bourretii, the genomic window GCGGTGGCATTTACTTGGTGTTTGAAGTATTTTTCCGACCATTTTCCTTTGACAAACCGTTCGTTCCCTCGTTTCAAAAAATCCAAAATTTCATCAGGAGTTAATTTCTGTTGTGCTTCTTTGTCTAAAATATTGACAAACTGAACTTGATCACTCAGTTCATAAGAATCTTTTAATCCAATTAGATTCAGTTGGATTTTTTTCTCTACAGAAACCACAGTTTTAAACTCTTCTAATACTTCTAAAATATCATGGTCAATGAAATTGCAGTTTGATGCATCTACTATCAATTTGGAATTTTCGGGCAAAGCCCAAAGAGTGTCTTTAATGGAAGCTCTATTTAAAAAAGATACTTGGTTTGGAAGTTCAATCCTAATGGTTTCACCAATATTTAGAGTTTCTGTTTCCACTGAAAATGGATTTTTGTAATTGTTTTTGAGAATGAATATAAAACTGATAGAAAGTCCAATTAAAACACCTGTTAGAAGGTCTGTGAAGATGATCGCTATAATCGTTGCTATGAATGGAAGAAATTGGTATATTCCTTTGTTGTAAATGGATTTGTACAAACTTAAGTTAGTTAGTTTAAAACCCGTAACAATTAAAATTACAGCTAATGAAGAAAGTGGGATTAGGTTTAAAAAAGAACCAAAAAAAATAACACTGATAGACAAAAGAATTCCGTGGAATATTGTTGATAGTTTTGATTCTGCTCCCGCATAAATATTTACAGAACTTCTAACAATTACAGAAGTAATTGGTAGACCCCCAATCAATCCAGAGAGTGAGTTTCCTATACCTTGTGCCACAAGTTCTCTGTTTGGTGATGCCAACCTTTTGTGAGGGTCAATCCTTTCAACAGCATCTAAATTAAGTAAAGTTTCGAGAGTTGCAAAGGCAGCAATTGTAAAGGCAAAATACCAAACTTTGGTATCCGTAATGGCAGAAAAATTGGGAAAGAAAAAAACAGATTCCCAATTCTTGATATTGGGTATTGAGACTAAATGTTTTTCAGAAAGATAAAGCCCAGGAAAATAAATTTGGAAAATACCGTTTAGAAATACTCCCAAAAGAATGACAAGGACTGGCGAAGGCAAAAACTTTAAAAGTTTCCATTTTGCCCTATCATAAGTAAAGATAAGTGCCAGAGAAGAAACGGCAATGAGAACAGCTCCCCAGGAAAAAAAATTGATGATATTAAAAAGTTCAGAGAATGTGTTTTCTCCATCTTTTTGAAAAAAGATAAAGTCTTCTTCTGGGTCTACGTCGAATCCCACAGCATGCGGAATTTGTTTTAAGATGAGGATGATTCCAATGGATGCGAGTAAACCTTGGATCACATTCGAAGGAATGTAGTTTGCAATGAATCCACCTCTTAAAAAACCAATCGTGATTTGGATCAATCCAGCAAGAAAAACGGCGAGAAGAAAAGTATGATAATCACCAAGACCGGCAATTGCAGCCAACACCAAAGTCACAAGTCCTGCTGCAGGTCCACTGACACTTGTATTCGAATGACTGAGAATCCCAACGATCACTCCGCCGATGACCCCCGAAATCACTCCGGAAAGTAATGGGGCTCCACTTGCTAAGGCAACTCCCAAACAAAGTGGGAGTGCAACTAAGAATACAACTAAGCCTGAAGGGAGATCATTTTTGATTTTTGAAAACATAATGGTCTGGGAATATTAAAATTTTATGAATTGGGTGTCAACACCAATGGATTTGATTCTTTTCTATTTTTAAATTCAGACAAAATTTTTTTAAGAAATAAAATGACTAAATCTTATAACCAAACAGTCACGTCATCTAAGTCTTCTTCGCTGATGACATGGCGAATTTGATCCTCTGTCGTAAATGAGATCGATTGAATTTGGATCGAAGACCATAGGTTTGTATAAACATAGGGACCTACATGGCATTTGAGAATCACATTGGGTTGGATTTTTTTTTCGATCGAACAAATCAACTCCGGTGTTTTTTTGTCTTCTGGAATTAAAATTTGTTTTTGTAAATCGAGAGCAAAAAATAAAATCTGAAACTTTGTTATATTAATGTTTGTTAGGTTTTCTGTTTTGACAAACAACTGCAATTCTTTTGTACTAATTTTGTGGCGCGGACGAATGGTCACAAGTATGGGCAATCCTACTTCCCGTAAATAGGTCTTTCGATTTTCAGGAAAGTTCCCACTGGGTTTGGAACATTGAATGGAAAGGAAGAAAAAACAGAATAAAATGACTGTCTTGGACCAGGAATGAAGAATCTGATTGTTCCCTTTTTGTTCTCTTCGCAAGATTTTGCTACAATCACTGGCCTCTGGCCCCAACTCAACCCCTTTTCCAGTTTGGAATTTCCTTGCTCCTTATTGAGAAACAAACTCAAATTCTCAAGATTTCTTCACCGAAGATTTATGAATTTACGGGAAGTGGAATCAGTCTGAAACTGGACGTAATAGAAAAATTTACACCTACACTCTACAGGAGCTCTTCAATGACGTTGAGTCTAGACTTCTTTCGATCCTCAATTGGAAAGAAGATCATAATGGCCATTACCGGATTTATCTGGTTTGGGTTCGTGATCCTTCATATGGTCGGAAACCTTCAAGTTTTCCAAGGACCAGAAAAATTAAACACCTATGCAAAGTTTCTCAAAGATTTAGGACCGCTACTATGGGTAGCAAGGATTGGATTGATTGTTGCCTTTTTTGGCCACGTATGCACTGCCATCCTTCTTAAAATTGAAAACTCAAAAGCAAGGCCTGTGTCTTATGCAAAGGGTTCTACCATCCAAGCTTCTGTAGCTTCTCGCACAATGGCTTATAGTGGGCTCCTTTTACTCACGTTCCTTGTATACCACTTGGCACATTTTACTTTAGGAATTACTAACCCGGAACATTACAGTTTTGAATACATCCTTAAAAACGGTGATGTCGTACATGATGTTTATGCTATGGTGATTCTTGGGTTTCAAGATCCAATCATTTCAGGAACTTATATTGTATTTATGGTTTTCCTTGCTCTTCATTTTTCCCATGCATTGGGTTCTATGCTTCAGACTTTGGGAATCCTTGCACCAAAACACAACCCAGCCATTCAGAAAGCTTCTACAGGACTTGGTCTTATCATTTTCCTGGGAAACTGTTCCATGCCGATCTCGATTTTACTCGGGTATGTCCGTTAAGGGTTTTTAGGAGAAGTTATGAAATTAGATGCAAAAATTCCGTCGGGTCCATTAGAACAAAAATGGGACAAACACAAACAAGATATCAAACTTGTAAACCCGGCAAACAAACGTAAGTATAAAGTCATCATCGTGGGAACAGGACTTGCGGGAGCTTCTGCTGCTGCGACACTCTCTGAACTTGGATACCAAGTTTCTGTTTTCTGTTTCCAAGATAGCCCAAGACGAGCTCACTCCATTGCTGCCCAAGGTGGTATCAATGCTGCAAAGAATTACCAAAACGATGGTGACTCTGTTTATCGCTTGTTCTATGACACTGTAAAAGGTGGTGACTTCCGTGCAAGGGAAGCAAACGTTTATCGTTTGGCTCATGAATCCACAAACATCATTGACCAATGTGTGGCACAAGGAGTTCCTTTTGCTCGTGAGTATGGTGGAACCTTATCCAACCGGTCTTTTGGTGGAGCGCAAGTATCTCGTACTTTTTATGCCAAAGGACAAACTGGCCAACAGTTGTTACTTGGTGCCTACTCGGCGCTAGAAAAACAAATCTCTCGTGGTGCCGTCAAAATGTATCCAAGAACAGAGATGTTGGAACTAGTTCTTGTTGATGGTCATGCCAAAGGAATCGTAGTTCGTGATCTAGTCACTGGTGAGATTTCTTCCCACGCGGGAGACGCAGTCATCCTTGCATCCGGCGGGTACGGAAACGTATTTTACCTTTCTACCAACGCAAAAGGATCGAATGTGACTGCTACTTACCGTGCTTACAAAAAAGGGGCAGGATTTGCAAACCCTTGTTATACGCAAATCCACCCTACTTGTATCCCACAAGCAGGAGATTACCAATCCAAACTCACTCTTATGTCCGAATCACTTCGTAACGATGGACGGGTTTGGGTTCCTAAGAAAAAAGATGATCTCCGTGCTCCTCACGAAATTCCTGAAGACGAAAGAGATTATTACCTCGAAAGAAAATACCCTTCTTACGGAAACTTAGCACCGCGGGACATCTCTTCACGTTCTGCCAAAGAAGCCTGTGACAACGGTCTTGGTGTGGGTCCAAAGGTTGGTGATAAACGACTTGGTGTGTATTTGGATTTTTCTGATTCCATCAAACGATTGGGAGAACCAGTAGTAGCTGACCGCTATGACAACCTCTTCCAAATGTATGAACGTATTACGGGAGAAAACCCATACAAAGTGCCAATGCGTATTTACCCTGCGGTTCACTATACTATGGGTGGGCTTTGGGTGGATTACAACTTAATGTCTAATATTCCTGGTCTTCACGTACTAGGAGAAGCAAACTTCTCTGACCATGGTGCGAACCGACTCGGAGCCTCCGCTCTGATGCAAGGGCTTGCTGATGGATACTTTGTGATTCCTTATACCATTGGTGATTATTTCGCTAAAGAAGGTCATAAAAATATCTCCACTGACAGACCTGAGTTTAAAGAAGCAGAAGCACGTGTTCGCGAGATGACCAATAAATTATTAGCAATCAACGGTAAAAAAACTCCTGATGATTTCCATAGAGCCCTCGGTAAAATCATGTGGGATCAGTGTGGTATGGCACGTAACGAAAAAGGCCTCAAAGATGCCTTGAAAAAAATTCCTGAATTGAGAGAGGAATTTTGGAAAAACGTAAAAGTTGCCGGATCAGGATCTGAGCTCAACCAAGAGTTGGAAAAAGCCGGTCGTGTTGCCGACTACCTAGAGTTTGGTGAATTACTCTGTTTAGATGCACTTACAAGAGAAGAATCTTGTGGTGGTCACTTCCGTGAGGAACACCAAACCGAAGATGGTGAAGCAAAACGTAATGACGATAAATTCTGTCACGTAACTGCTTGGGAGTATAAAGGTGAAGGAAAGGCTCCTGTAGAACACCGCGAAAAACTCGAGTATGAAAACATCCACCTAGCCGTAAGGAGCTACAAATAATGGATACAATGAAGTTACACCTTAAAGTTTGGCGACAAAAAAATAAAAACGATAAAGGTCGTATGGTTAGTTACGAAGCTAACAATATCAGCGAACATATGTCTTTCCTTGAGATGTTGGATGTTGTGAACGATGACCTAATCAAAAAAGGTGATGAGCCGATTGCCTTTGACCATGACTGCCGCGAAGGGATTTGTGGGGCATGTTCTATGGTGATCAACGGGGTTCCGCATGGTCCAGAAAAAGGGACTACGACTTGCCAATTGCATATGCGTAAGTTCAAAGATGGAGATACCATTTTTATCGAACCGTGGAGAGCCAAAGCTTTCCCTGTGGTAAAAGACCTTTTGGTGGATCGTTCTGCTTTTGATCGTATCATCCAAGCTGGCGGTTATGTATCGATCAATACAGGTGGAGCTCCCGATGGAAATGCGTTGCCAATTCCAAAGGTAGATGCTGATCTTGCGATGGATGCGGCAACTTGTATTGGATGTGGGGCTTGTGTGGCGGCTTGTAAAAATGCAT contains:
- a CDS encoding SulP family inorganic anion transporter, giving the protein MFSKIKNDLPSGLVVFLVALPLCLGVALASGAPLLSGVISGVIGGVIVGILSHSNTSVSGPAAGLVTLVLAAIAGLGDYHTFLLAVFLAGLIQITIGFLRGGFIANYIPSNVIQGLLASIGIILILKQIPHAVGFDVDPEEDFIFFQKDGENTFSELFNIINFFSWGAVLIAVSSLALIFTYDRAKWKLLKFLPSPVLVILLGVFLNGIFQIYFPGLYLSEKHLVSIPNIKNWESVFFFPNFSAITDTKVWYFAFTIAAFATLETLLNLDAVERIDPHKRLASPNRELVAQGIGNSLSGLIGGLPITSVIVRSSVNIYAGAESKLSTIFHGILLSISVIFFGSFLNLIPLSSLAVILIVTGFKLTNLSLYKSIYNKGIYQFLPFIATIIAIIFTDLLTGVLIGLSISFIFILKNNYKNPFSVETETLNIGETIRIELPNQVSFLNRASIKDTLWALPENSKLIVDASNCNFIDHDILEVLEEFKTVVSVEKKIQLNLIGLKDSYELSDQVQFVNILDKEAQQKLTPDEILDFLKRGNERFVKGKWSEKYFKHQVNATAFGQNPIAVVLSCIDSRTSPEIIFDAGLGDIISIRIAGNIVNEEILGSLELSCDKIGTKLIVVLGHSNCGAVSSALYALREGNIASITNKIQKAIDESEKIIHPIQKENEHIFNHVVKANVKNSIQEILTKSPFLSGKVNSKEIKIVSGFYDTSSGEVQFFESIEPVGKGKNLI
- a CDS encoding succinate dehydrogenase cytochrome b subunit, which translates into the protein MTLSLDFFRSSIGKKIIMAITGFIWFGFVILHMVGNLQVFQGPEKLNTYAKFLKDLGPLLWVARIGLIVAFFGHVCTAILLKIENSKARPVSYAKGSTIQASVASRTMAYSGLLLLTFLVYHLAHFTLGITNPEHYSFEYILKNGDVVHDVYAMVILGFQDPIISGTYIVFMVFLALHFSHALGSMLQTLGILAPKHNPAIQKASTGLGLIIFLGNCSMPISILLGYVR
- a CDS encoding fumarate reductase/succinate dehydrogenase flavoprotein subunit, with the translated sequence MKLDAKIPSGPLEQKWDKHKQDIKLVNPANKRKYKVIIVGTGLAGASAAATLSELGYQVSVFCFQDSPRRAHSIAAQGGINAAKNYQNDGDSVYRLFYDTVKGGDFRAREANVYRLAHESTNIIDQCVAQGVPFAREYGGTLSNRSFGGAQVSRTFYAKGQTGQQLLLGAYSALEKQISRGAVKMYPRTEMLELVLVDGHAKGIVVRDLVTGEISSHAGDAVILASGGYGNVFYLSTNAKGSNVTATYRAYKKGAGFANPCYTQIHPTCIPQAGDYQSKLTLMSESLRNDGRVWVPKKKDDLRAPHEIPEDERDYYLERKYPSYGNLAPRDISSRSAKEACDNGLGVGPKVGDKRLGVYLDFSDSIKRLGEPVVADRYDNLFQMYERITGENPYKVPMRIYPAVHYTMGGLWVDYNLMSNIPGLHVLGEANFSDHGANRLGASALMQGLADGYFVIPYTIGDYFAKEGHKNISTDRPEFKEAEARVREMTNKLLAINGKKTPDDFHRALGKIMWDQCGMARNEKGLKDALKKIPELREEFWKNVKVAGSGSELNQELEKAGRVADYLEFGELLCLDALTREESCGGHFREEHQTEDGEAKRNDDKFCHVTAWEYKGEGKAPVEHREKLEYENIHLAVRSYK
- a CDS encoding succinate dehydrogenase/fumarate reductase iron-sulfur subunit, producing MKLHLKVWRQKNKNDKGRMVSYEANNISEHMSFLEMLDVVNDDLIKKGDEPIAFDHDCREGICGACSMVINGVPHGPEKGTTTCQLHMRKFKDGDTIFIEPWRAKAFPVVKDLLVDRSAFDRIIQAGGYVSINTGGAPDGNALPIPKVDADLAMDAATCIGCGACVAACKNASAMLFVSAKVSHLALLPQGVVEKKERVRKMVNAMDKEGFGNCTNQYECEAACPKEISVNFITRLNREFISS